The DNA region TCAGGGACCTTTGAAATAGTAATTTTAACTTTGTTAAGCTTAGCTTCTCCAGGATTAATATACTCACTGTAAGTTTAGGAACTTCAAAAATCCTAGCATCGTCTGTTACAGTGCCAACGATCACCGAAATGGAATTTTCACGGCCAGGTTTCTTCATAAACCTGACTACACGCGCAAGAGAAATTGGAGGACGATGAATCTTGCTCATAAAAAGTCTCTTGAGAATGATCTTGTTGAATTTGGCGTTTGTACGCCTTGCCAGAAAACGGTAGAGCtgcaaaagtaataaatttgtgTATATACCACGATGTATGAAAGATAAATTATCGTAATAGTTCAGAGAAAACGATACAAGAATACTTTACGATGTGAATCTAATCGTGGACGTAAACTACCGCGGTTTTTTGAATTGCAATGTGTCAATCACTATAATCATCCTTAGCATGGAGCGTCCAGACGGAATAAGTAAATTGACAAATTTCTCTAGCGAACGTTCAAATTGGATCAACACATAAATGTGTTAACACAGAGTGCGATTCGCAAAATCGATCTCAGTAGCCAGAGCTCACGTGTTTATGACAACAAATGCTTTCGGTTGGTATACATAACCGTGTTATCGAACTGAGATTACTAGCGTCCAGCGGATTATTTATGGAGCAACGAAATATGGATTTTAAAGAATGCTGTGCACGGTTTAATTTTAGGATTGGAAAGTGTTTGACACGTGATAGAGCTTACCTTGACGAGAAGTCGCAAGTAGACATCTTGCGATTTAGGTTCTGTACGCCGAACCTTCCTGTCGTGTTTGTGGTTAATATCAATACcctaaaaccgaaataatactcGTTAACCATCTTCGACACATTTGCAACCATATTAGGATTCGCTTTCGTTAGGATTCACAGAGATGCGGCGAATGTCTATCGATTTTCGGAATCCGACGAATTCACGTCACTGTCTTACCATTTTGATAAACCGGAAAAGAAACGGGCAAGCAAGAACCTGGACTGCACAGGTTCATAGAAACGGATGTTCCAGATGGCGCTGTTAAATGCGACAAGAGTGCTCTTCAGGGAGAACGGGGAGAACTAACTAAACATGAATGAATGCATTTTTTATTGTTGGACATGAAATTCAAAGAAGCAAAGGAAAGAAAAAACACAtaattgatcacacacactttaaatcagaataacgttTATGAGTTATAAACGATGAAAAGTGGTGAAAATGGCAGTTGTAGGCCGAGAatcataaaaaattgcaattttaccacttttgattgtttataattcgtaaaccaatttcaatgaaatcttCAGAAAGTATATAATTtgtacgagtttacaaaacacatatttgaaattttcgtgattggcccagataaaaaatgcatttttcaacatatttattagacgtcatttactaaactaaccCTTCTGGCCTTACAGAGACATTAAAGTCGTTTGGGCCCTtcacaaaaaaagttattctgattttaagtgtgtgtgatcaattaTGTGCGTAACTGTATTTATGCGTTTTGATAAGAATATTGTGTTTTAGAACGTATAAATCGATAAGCCATGTTGAATGTTAAGACTTCTCCCGCGCTTCGATAGATGGTAGTGAATGGTACTTCCTGTGACGGATGTGGATAATGTAGATTCTTATATAGCCAAGATGTCGGTAATGTAAATCTCTTCAAATGTAAATCTGTTTAAAAGTAGACTTAAAGAGATATGCTTTGTATCTTTACTCTGATTACTCATTAATCATTacttaaaaaattaggtggtaaTTCACAAGTGGACGCTGCAGCACATTACAGGATCCTGTAAGTCCATCGTGAAGAGGTCGCCGCTGGCAactttattttccaattttggGCGACTATGTTTCGCGGCCCTCTGATGGCAGTCTTTCGAAGTACCGTCCTATAGTAATTGGTCTTTCAGGTATCACATAAACAGTATATACTTGTGCATCGGAGTATTCGAGGCAGTTCAATGCTCGAGTGCGCGCAAGTACGGGAGTCGCCGAGATAATGCTGCTATAATTTCTGTCGACCGCGGTTCCAAGTTGACCAGACATTCGATCCGTACGAAAAAAGATACCGTTATCAAGGAACGCGAATGCAGAACCATCCACCGAGTAAAATAACTCCGAGTAAACCCATCGACGGTGTGATACCCGTAGAAATGCACGTGCTTCGTTGAATTCGCAATGGACCGAGCCGGAGTAACTACATAAAATCGGTAGAACCCAGTAGAAAGAGATGGAGGATAGTGTCAGTTAGGATTCAAACTGTCAAGTGAATACATCTGTTAAATAGACAATCATTGGGATGGTACCTTCGCGCGGAAGGTCTCGTTTAATGATCGGTGAGATGTCCGCAGCCAGTGTGTGCCTTAAATACCGACGATAATGATCTTATGGCGGGAATGTCCGTGTAATTCAAGTTTCTCGTCATCATTGGCCCGGGGACAGTCATCGTGTCATGGAGGACGGCGGTCAAGTGCACTCTAGCACTTTATTAGAGGAGACGTTTTATGTCACGTCGAAGAAGAACACCTATTACAAGGTGAGGCTGACAGAGAAGGGTCTCAGCCTCGAGAAGGACAATAATGGTGCGACTAAGGTCGAGACGATCGCTTTAGGAGACATAATCGGCTGCAGATGTATGCGCTCGAAGCGCAAAAGCGCGGGAAGCTGCGTCTGCGGCCCGGGCACGTCCAGATCGCAATTGAAGCTCGTTGAATCCGCGGAAGCTTTCCAGTGTTACGATGAGTTCGACACCTCGGCCTATCTTTACATTTACGCGTACACGCTGAAGAAAGCTCGCATGAAGGATGTAAAGCGACGGGAGAGAACAACTATCACCCTGAGGTTCCGTAGCTTCGATAAATACGAGGATAATCTGAGAGAAGCGAGCAGGTGGCGTTTAGCTATCAAATGCCTGATCGCCAGCGTGCCCGTACCCAAAAGCTTCATGAGCCCCACTCACGGGAACCTTGAGTCGCTGATTAACGGTGAGTTAATTCAATCGAACCGCGACAACGAACACTTTCATTAGCTCCGCGGTCCTCTCCGCGTTTCCCATCGTTAGAACTGTTTTACAAGCTGGCTATACTACGATCACTGCGCAATCctactatatataatttatcGTGAAATATTAATACATCGACTCCCATTTATTTTCATACTCGTAAAGGTACTACATAGTTACGCATtctgcaatttattttgcatcaaatttttctggacaatttcgttaaaaagcaaaagaaacatcaacgaaGTTTTAATCCGAAGTTTTGGTCCTATTTACCGGACACAAGAAATTTCTGATAAcaaaattcattaatttttgttatgccgtagcacaataaaatcattattttattatactctGGTGTATCACAGTTTCCTAGCACTTTCTATAATCGGAAACGGAAAATTGCAGTGTCTCAGGGAATAAGAATAATTCTATATCTTAAAAAAAATGATTGTAATCATTTTGATTTATATGTGTACGAAGTAATGTACTTATGTTCAGGTGCATTTTTTGGGTTGATTTCACTGTTTGATCAACGAGGCTGCATTTGAATATCTTTCCATTTAAATCTCAACAGTCTGTTACATTTCCCGGGAATGTAAATACCGTGAGATACATACATCAGAATGTGAAATACTTTCTATTACATAGCCTGCATATGCAGGCCGGTTGCCAGCGTATCTGCCTGAGTAGATCCAACtgaatacatgtatgtatgtaatatgtTTGTGTTTAATACAACAAGTGTTCCGTGGGTTCTCCTTTGGCCGAGGCAAGGAATTAATTTGTGCGGTGAGGTGAATTAATTGGAGGACATGTATACACAGTGTCTTtgctttttttattgttttatatgtcTTCGGGAATTTTTCGCTATTCCTTTGGGTTTATCAGTGTCGAAACTGATAACTGCCAATTGCCTTGAGATAACATTCTTTACAACGGTCGAGTCAAAAACAAGAAATACATATATACGTGGTGTGCTTCATTTATATAACTTTAGAATTCAATTTATTCATAAATATTGatcaatattatttattgttaattcgAATAATTCGATTCAGGTAGCTGTAACTGTTGgttattttatcatttttattcgaGCACACATTGTTTTGAATTTTGCAACTATTTTCAGCCATCCTCACACAGTTCTGCGAAAACTAATGACTAGTTGCAGAGTCATTACATATCTCGTATACATGAATCTTAACGAACAGTTGATACGCATTTATTATTATGTAGTTCCATGCTTAGACCACACTATGTATTCATCGCTTGGAAAACGTGTCGATCCCGTagataaaaaatattgtaaatttaATACTGTACTTTGATCAAATTTCACGGAAGAAATCTTGAATTATGGATGTAGAGCTGTTTTTATACGTACTAAAGTTCATCAGTTTCACAgactggaaaatttttaaatagtaaTAGCTGCGCGTACGAAGACACGTGCAATGTCGTCATTGGCTTGCACTcgacaaaattaattaaatttctatGTTTTCCTTTGCTATTTAAATCGCCTAAAAAGCGAGGGATAAGGAAGATTATTTCTCAAATAAAGAGGTGGGTTTCTCGCCGAATTATTATCGAAAATGTATAGAAATTAGGGCAATTTCCGGCAGAACGACGCGCCCGTAGCTTTCCGATCGGGTTCCTTTTCATTAGCGCGTTTTCTGCAGCGTAACATCCGCATTTTCGAGGAGCAGAAAAATCATTATTCCACCGGTAGCAGGACTCCTGTGAAATTTATGCGCATTCGCTTCCTGTTCCAGCGGTCTCGAATATGATTTTCCTTCCAGTTTATTCCCAAAGCTTCTATAGAAGTATGTATCACTATCTTTCCCAGGATCGAAATCGTTTCGATTATTTTCCAAGGCTTCGCACATGTAAATTCTATCCTTGAATTCCAACATGATCTCAATTGCAGCTTATGTAATAATCAAGTccctattaaaaaagaaaaacgatctTCAGAAATTAGTGGAATTGAAAGTAACTTTTTAAGATATTCAGGTGTCCTCTGGCAATTATGTAAAGGCTTTGTTAcacaacatttaaaaatttctcaaCCTTGGTTTTTTCTACACGCTTTTTAATGCAGCGCGGTATCCCAATTTCCTGCTCAACACGTCAGCAACGACTTGCGAAATATTTTAACACTTCTACTCGTGTAAACTGGCTGTCGTATCCTTCATTCACACGCTACCGAGAATCGCACAGTGTAGCTGTAGCTGATTGTGAAGAgcgaatttataaaaaaaaaaaatacgaccAAATATTTACGAAACATTTGCATCGTATTTGAACAACGTTGGCGGCGATTGAACGAGAGCCGATGGGACGCTCGCTTGTTTCCTCGGGTAGAGGgcgaagaaataaatatttgcgaTTGTTCAAGGTGAACAGATTGATACAACAGCGCGTGAGAATCTTCATggaattatatatgtatttcgTTATTAGATTAAATGACCGACGAGTACTTAATTCCTGCAATAAACAGCCAGATAAGCTTCTTGCCTCATTGTTGCCGGAATTGCATTGTTTCTTTGTACACCGAGCGTTTATCCACAATTGCATAACGTCGGCGATTTGTGTGGTCGTGCCTGCCTTTCTGCGCGAAAGAGAAACACTCGTaggattattattattccatggACTAATTCATTCTTTCACACATgttcgtataatttttattgatatatgacgtcgtttatctgttcctagaactattgtatacatatacattcggggAACCATATCTTCGGGTGTCGATATGTGacgtcatgatacagaaatgaatactgttccgagaaacattgttttaaacattccaGGGACCATCTCTGCCGGTCCTATTACATTAATCTCTGCGATATCTTAGGTTTACAAACAGAGATAGAGCGGCGGCCCTTTGAATCTGCATGACGACAATGACTCGCGTTTTGGTATAAAATGTACCGGCAAGCTCCGGACCATCATCAGTCTAAACCTAACTTCTGAAGAGAGAGCATCTacataaatatcgtttaaaagatatctgcctgttttctttattataaaattaccttgcttcccaaaaaccaacaattttttccAAATATTTTCTATGGTCttcattgcatttcaattaacCCTCCGTGTGCTGTGCAGGAGTCATTTTTGACCGGGAACAtcaaaattgtcatttaagtactcaatttgtggcaattaaactaactgaatagctgtttcattgaggatatcggaaagactaatgtgtctataCGAGATAGTACatatcatcaaaagtaaatttttgaaaattattaattagagctgtgaacggtcctacGCATTGCTAATTATATGTACAGCTATAAAAATCATCCGTTGCCCGaggattaacactaaacctaccgagcactaaaagcgattactaaaatgttttagcatccaaaaatgacaaggctctatttatttagatttcgtgcagtttttattacaatatgtgcttggataaagaaatgtcATCGAATCAAGTTCCatataagcaacttcataatttcaataattgtgagatgaaaaatataaacccgGTCATttaaccggcagtggtaggttaatcttcttcactgtgcatttcatttttcttgcaTTTCCGTGCAATACTCCTCTCAAACGAATAATTCGTGGTTTACCGGTGCTACAGCATTCACGTGCCACAAATCACAAAACTTCCAAACAATCGACCGGAAGAAATGCCGCTTAAGGGGGCCAGATTTATTAACCTGTCTCCGTAGCTTCATTATTTGGTGTGCCGAAGGTAACCGAATCCAAGATTCCGCTGCATCGGTGCCAAATCTTTGTCTCTTTAATAACACCAACAACCTGTTAGAACAGAGCGAGCATTGGGCTCGTAAAATGATCATTTCATCATAGGATATTTCTTATTACTCGGAAACCCATCGAAAAACGATTAACCGGAACTCGTTTGCAATGACCGTGACGTTATCGTCGGCCGTTTATTTCCTCGGATGAAAATTCCTTATGAAACGCCGACAAATTGTGTTTGTAGAAAACAGCTTCGCAATCGAATGCAATTAGCAGCCCGAGGTAcggtgtgaaataaaaattagcaTCGAGCGCAGTATATGTAATGCAAATATCTAAAGTAAAATGACTTGCCGATCGaagaaaaattatgtaattaccgGATAGGTTGCTATAAAAGGCGTGATTTTTTAAGTTAATTAAACGTTAACGCCGTCGTCGAGTCGCCGAGCGTCGAGTATTCGTTTTGACTACCATGAATGCTTTTTTCCTTCATTTTTCTTTGCTGAACCGCCGCCTCCTTTATGAAGCCCAGTTAAtaacgggacaccctgtataaggatCATATCATTCTCAATTAAGTGCTTAACAGACCGTGATTAATAGATGCAGGCAAAAACTCTATTGAAAGGATTAACTGACGAGGGAAAGACTCTGTCTTTATGCTATAACCGCAGGAGCAAAACTGTGCCTCGTTTCTTGCGAATAACCTGATCTATTCGATACATCTTGATCCATCTTCTGGCACTCTACGGCCTAGCATTTAATAGCTatggtaattagtagactgcggatgtttatgcaattttcaatttttgtggacgaattttaagaaactagAATCAAATTGAATCTTCCATTTCgtagtacagtattttatcgataattgtccgcaacacgggtctgcccagggacaattatatgtatattctttgacttttgccgaacgtagaaaggGACAGCGGAGCTTGAGGAAGGCCTCGGTCGCctagaagtgtaaacataactaatccaaaacaaaacttctttatttttcattatttattgatgGGACTTTGactaacatattcgtggcatttttctaatgaaaataatactaaatatgatataattccaattatatttacttgtgtaatgaatagactgcggatctttatgcaaaataaaaaatgtttgcattgattgcaaaacacaggagccaaattgaagttattttcttcttttaattgtcttattagattgaaattaatatactgatgtccttaaatcttcttaattcgtcgactgctttaaattgtacgtgtccattttcgtcataaatgcataaaatccgcagtctagtaatgaacgatgaaagtttttgacgcaaagaaggacagcgtatgggaaagaaacagACGCGGAaagtcgcagcgcgccggcacagttcaaagaactttCCACACGTTGTTCCTCCTtgtgttcgaaactttcatcgtctattgcacaagtaaatatcatcggaattatatcatgtttggtattattttcattagaaaaatatcACGAATATTTTCGGTGAAAGTTCcatgaaaaataattaaaaataagaaagttttgtcATTCAGATTCGTGTAGTCTCACCGATATACCGTATGATGTCATACTTGTCGGCGACCGAGGCCGCCCGAGCTTCATACTGTAGTAGCCGTTTTAGAtctcgaataaataaaaatcgtaccaagTTCCATCGAATTTCACGTTTcagcattttttgaatattttcagatgccataaatgcataaagatccgcagtctagtaattagtgtTGCTTTAAATACAAATCTCAATAACAAAATTACTAGTtctggtttttttttttaatagaaaaatatcttcctgaacaaaATCACAAAAATTATACCAATTACTCACGTGGAAAGTGTACCAGAAACATTTCGGAAAAGTTTGATAAAAATGTGCgcaaacttccgcagtctaattaaacCCAGCAACAACTTTTCCGAGTGGAGCAGTTCATTTGCCTAAATCAGGCTACCTCAAAGAAGAAAAGTAATCATCTCGCTGCATAGGATAGTAGCTGAGGACAATATCCTCGAAAGATTTCCGCCATTGTTCCATCTCGAGGAAAACGTGAATACTAGTGAATAGGTAGGACGTAGGACGCTGTATAAAATCGATCGTGGAACATCCTGAGAGAGGATTCGCGATTAAAATTCTTATGAAGAACGAACAATTTCAGGCATACTTCCTCTTTCTAGACAGACCTCGCGTCGTCATCTGTGCGTGCACTACACTTGTCCCTGGTTGATCATAAAACTTTGACCCTGCCGCGGAAAAACATCCTTTATGACTTTATCAACTGAAGCGTAGCAGGATTTTATTTCCCGCATTAATTGTTTCTCGGATGCAACGCAAAAAGATGTCTGCATTCTGTAAAAATCAGAATCAGttctatttttaccacgcttatactaacttgccgtgttgttgtatgcatcaaatcttgtaatcgaattttactcctcttcccatagtccaatcttgctgaaattttgcatacacacttgcttccgatcacaataaaagtagaaaataaaatatataaaaaatcttttttgttGGAATTATATTTGTATCAGTTTGTAATGCGCGCATTTTGCATTTATTTGTTCTATGACTAATAATGTTtaagttaaattaaattatattttatatgtgatacatattcataaatgaaagctTCTACATACATACTTTACTTCCACTCAATGATCCCTAACaaaaggttatgggcccagctcTATTATAAGAGCAATAACTAAGTACATTAAAAGTAGTGATAATAAGAGGTTAGGTCAACACATGGCTGTCTCCTTAaaggaataattaaaaatagctAATACCATAAATTCCACGCATTGAATTGTTGACCAAAGATAATTACGAAACGTGAAAGATGCAAGTATAGGCTTTGTTAATAAAAGCTGATCTGTGGCAATACATGAGTGGTGTAAAACCAATGCCGGAAGCTACGGGAACTCAAGGTGCCTCAATACAAGAGatgaattcataaatgaaagctTCTACTTCACTTCCACTCAATAATCCCTAACATTttaaaaaaccacgcttatattaaaatgcactaaaaaggagaaaatcatttttttcctggctctccataaaataccgaatccagtcaaatgattaataatataatatttttccccaaaattttaagcaattagttaaaaatttcttctgtcattataaaaattaatacaaatttaaataaaatcatgacattagtggagcgctaaattatattgacgtaatctttgagggcgctccacgcttttatttttattgtcactaatgtcatgattttatttaaatttatattaaatttttctatatatttcaacactaattttataacagaagaaattttgaactaattgcttaaaattttggggaaaaatattatataactggattcggtattttatggaggaccaggaaaaaaataattttctcctttttagtgcattttaatataagcgtgggttttaaaaagtttcttttatttaaaatgaacTTTTCTTCCTCAAGATGAAGTCGACACACAGCGATTTCAATTGACGTGGCTCTAAAAATTTT from Lasioglossum baleicum chromosome 11, iyLasBale1, whole genome shotgun sequence includes:
- the Rpl18 gene encoding ribosomal protein L18, giving the protein MGIDINHKHDRKVRRTEPKSQDVYLRLLVKLYRFLARRTNAKFNKIILKRLFMSKIHRPPISLARVVRFMKKPGRENSISVIVGTVTDDARIFEVPKLTVCALRITEKARARILKAGGELITFDQLALRAPTGKRTVLMQGPRKAREAVKHFGPAPGVPHSHTKPLVQSKGRKFERARGRRRSCGYKK